Proteins from a genomic interval of Zingiber officinale cultivar Zhangliang chromosome 1B, Zo_v1.1, whole genome shotgun sequence:
- the LOC122051374 gene encoding protein SMAX1-LIKE 4-like yields MRSGVCIVRQALNDEVASVLKHSVNLARRRGHAQVTPLHVAATLISSSSESTDVLRGACLKSQPHHPANHLLQCRALELCFNVALNRLPTTAPPSSGSLLPPPSSLSNSLIAVLKRAQANQRRGCIELQQQQPLLAIKVEMEQLMLSILDDPSVSRVMKEAGFSSSSVKSKLEEEASSLSQSSPFLLDSGKDVTDIGRKMWQCPSLGFPSKASVSEELRSVIEAMLRKQGRNANIVVVGDSVSMTEGLVTELKGRLERNEVPDELRHASFINLQFSANLRLMNKGEVDMKLSDLRSTINSLTADRVGLIIYAGDLSWIVDEEARDGCGFNYDPVEHMVAEMGRIFSEFKSNIDNRLWLLATASYSTYWKCQIRQPCLATLWALQAVVVPSGWLGLDLQVSSCLNSRVLKFDESPSQLLQSKIFSSKENEMLLCCDDCTFNYEKEALIFKSETPCWLQATAESDQKKALPELKRKWTKICRNLQHNHYSPFFNQSLISMNYTGSLSKSNSWWPDSFFANQNKTFIEQHSLSFSAPIQNLYPGFSMVDKKNKTGNSSEESFSSLKISTDHQVKTTLALSNPSFSDSATSKNQTRLLMADPTALQRQLQVEIPWQSKSIPLIMEALHECVSGDKKSMTLLIKGTDFVAKRRLASVIAKSFFGSTDKIIQIKQNVSCCATLLDALRKDRKRVVLIEDFCQMKADFIESFTDAIKFGSFKSNTGEEVSLADAIFILTTSKCSKLKDSSGINKVVMMKLCSSSCYTKRKSESDLESLAKKPRKEDHSFDLNFVVNSNTEEENVPSDLTQEAECISLHLPQEFLKSTVQLTLDAGHSERQEVKLNLLLKLHRAFEEVQTTGNDGTGRLFIDPEIAEELMQASDLFSESFFEKWVTEVLQPSLLTAAKGRNLRLSLDGKERWNVEEFGFMASVLPNRINVD; encoded by the exons ATGAGAAGTGGAGTTTGCATAGTGCGGCAGGCTCTCAATGATGAGGTTGCCTCGGTCCTCAAGCACTCCGTCAACCTGGCTAGAAGGAGAGGTCATGCCCAGGTCACACCCCTGCATGTTGCTGCAACCCTCATCAGCTCCTCCTCTGAGTCCACTGACGTTCTCAGGGGAGCTTGCCTTAAGTCCCAACCTCACCACCCTGCCAATCACCTTCTGCAGTGCAGAGCCCTTGAGCTCTGCTTCAATGTAGCTCTCAACCGGCTCCCCACCACCGCCCCTCCCTCCTCTGGATCACTCCTCCCTCCCCCTTCCTCCCTCTCAAATTCCCTCATTGCAGTTCTCAAGAGGGCGCAGGCCAACCAGAGGAGGGGCTGCATTGAGCTGCAGCAGCAGCAACCTCTGCTGGCTATCAAGGTGGAGATGGAGCAGCTCATGCTCTCCATCCTGGATGACCCTAGTGTGAGCAGGGTGATGAAGGAGGCTGGCTTCTCTAGCAGCAGCGTCAAGAGTAAGCTTGAGGAAGAAGCTTCTAGTTTGAGCCAGTCCTCTCCGTTTCTGTTGGACTCTGGCAAGGACGTCACCGACATCGGCAGAAAAATGTGGCAGTGCCCAAGCCTTGGTTTTCCTTCCAAGGCCTCTGTAAGTGAGGAGTTGAGGTCAGTCATCGAAGCGATGCTAAGAAAGCAGGGAAGGAACGCCAATATTGTGGTGGTGGGAGACTCAGTCTCCATGACGGAGGGCCTTGTGACTGAGCTGAAGGGGCGGCTTGAGAGAAATGAGGTCCCTGATGAGCTCAGACATGCCAGTTTCATAAATCTTCAGTTCTCTGCCAATCTTAGGCTGATGAACAAGGGTGAGGTGGACATGAAGCTGTCTGATCTCAGAAGCACCATCAATTCTTTAACAGCAGATAGAGTTGGACTCATAATCTACGCAGGGGATTTGAGTTGGATAGTGGACGAAGAAGCAAGAGATGGATGTGGCTTCAACTATGACCCAGTGGAGCATATGGTTGCGGAGATGGGTAGGATTTTCTCCGAGTTCAAGAGCAACATTGACAACAGGTTATGGCTATTGGCTACTGCAAGCTACAGCACGTACTGGAAGTGCCAAATAAGGCAGCCATGTCTTGCGACTCTATGGGCCCTTCAAGCTGTGGTGGTTCCCTCTGGTTGGCTTGGCTTGGATCTCCAAGTTTCCAG TTGCCTAAATTCAAGGGTGTTGAAATTTGACGAGTCCCCATCTCAACTGCTTCAATCAAAGATTTTTAGTTCAAAGGAAAATGAGATGCTCCTTTGTTGCGACGACTGCACATTTAACTACGAAAAAGAAGCATTAATTTTTAAGTCAGAAACCCCATGCTGGCTCCAAGCAACCGCTGAGAGCGATCAAAAG AAAGCTTTGCCAGAATTGAAGAGGAAGTGGACCAAGATATGCCGAAACCTTCAACATAATCACTACTCTCCATTCTTCAATCAGAGTCTCATCAGCATGAATTACACCGGGTCTTTGTCCAAGTCCAATTCATGGTGGCCTGACAGCTTCTTCGCCAACCAAAACAAAACCTTCATCGAACAGCATTCATTATCTTTTTCTGCACCCATTCAAAATCTTTATCCTGGATTCTCGATGGTTGATAAGAAAAACAAGACAGGGAACTCATCTGAGGAAAGCTTCAGTTCCCTTAAAATTTCAACAGATCACCAGGTTAAGACGACTCTTGCATTATCCAATCCCTCCTTCTCAGATTCGGCAACATCAAAAAACCAGACAAGACTATTGATGGCAGACCCAACAGCTCTACAACGCCAATTGCAAGTGGAAATTCCTTGGCAATCAAAGAGCATTCCTTTGATAATGGAAGCACTGCATGAGTGTGTTAGTGGTGATAAGAAGTCTATGACGCTCCTGATAAAAGGTACTGATTTTGTTGCCAAGAGAAGGCTAGCTTCAGTCATTGCCAAGTCCTTCTTTGGATCTACGGATAAGATAATCCAGATTAAACAAAATGTCTCATGCTGTGCAACTCTCTTGGATGCCTTGAGAAAGGACCGGAAACGTGTGGTCTTGATAGAGGATTTCTGTCAAATGAAGGCTGACTTCATTGAATCATTCACGGATGCCATAAAATTTGGATCTTTTAAGAGCAACACAGGTGAAGAAGTGAGCTTGGCTGATGCCATATTTATATTGACCACTTCCAAGTGTTCAAAATTGAAGGATTCCAGTGGCATCAACAAGGTAGTGATGATGaaactttgttcatcatcctgcTACACCAAAAGGAAGTCAGAGAGTGATCTTGAGAGCTTAGCAAAGAAGCCAAGAAAAGAAGACCACAGTTTTGATCTCAATTTCGTAGTGAACAGCAACACCGAGGAGGAAAATGTTCCAAGTGATCTAACACAGGAAGCAGAATGCATCAGCCTCCATCTCCCACAAGAGTTTCTAAAATCCACTGTTCAGCTCACATTAGATGCAGGTCATAGTGAGCGCCAAGAGGTGaagctcaatctcctcttgaagCTCCATCGAGCATTTGAGGAAGTGCAGACGACTGGCAATGATGGAACAGGGCGACTTTTCATCGATCCAGAAATCGCGGAGGAGTTAATGCAGGCGTCTGATTTGTTCTCGGAGAGCTTCTTTGAGAAGTGGGTGACAGAGGTTTTGCAACCGAGTCTACTAACTGCGGCAAAAGGTAGGAACTTGAGGTTGAGTTTGGACGGGAAAGAGAGATGGAATGTTGAAGAGTTTGGTTTCATGGCTTCTGTACTGCCAAATAGGATAAATGTGGATTGA